From the Acidicapsa ligni genome, one window contains:
- a CDS encoding ABC transporter permease, with the protein MPNSSRRSPEDFAAEIRSHLELETDDLKAEGMSEKEAHRRARATFGSRAAAQERFYLRSRVEWLDNLRRDLAYGVRGMARNPGFTLTVILTLALAIGANTAIFSLVNALLIKSLPYNHPEQLATTYAHYAGPETTDSGSDLDGEQWELLRDNVPSILSAISSGIASGVNLQAKTQSGLHIQYLHAGRVSAHYFDVLALHPVLGRNFSEVEDHPNGPRVALLSYSLWHTTFNSDPNILGQPITLKGEPYTIVGVLPDAPTPLNADVYTALQPSREGEGAGTNFNAIVRLRDGATWQQANSELNRAWTAIATRIAKNYPGYHASFYLVPLQKSSTEDLRPQVLVLMLAAGFILLIACANLAGLTLVRTMRRTSEIATRLALGASRWQIQRQLWIENLLLALTGGIVSIGVGYLALHSLLTLLPEHFLPIASIHLDLRVLAFTLCVSLVTSILFGMLPALTTRKIDIRSAIATRGSSGNSSFRLRQSLIAGEVALTVLLLAASGLLIRTLIHLETLPPGFSPNGVISAKASLDDARYHDHSAFDTLLANSTAAMRQIPGVQNAAVGLNLPYERPLNDSVTLNDGPFAGKSTGADEIYVTPGYFETLQIPVLAGRTFTDSDTTTSQHVVIVNQTFARKFFANQNPVGHYLNKDTRIIGLVADVITKPGFTAGAPISAEETTYIPATQVNPKLLALVHTWFQPSWIVRTSHPIEGLTEQMQHALAGADPNLPFSGFYSMSDLLATTLAIQRIEVALLSAMAGLALLLSAIGIFSLVANIVAQRTREIGIRIALGSTIRQAMLNVGSSGILASIAGLLIGLALSAMALRTMHSVLFGIGVYDPATLTAVILTLALITLLATTLPTLKIARIDPAKTLRED; encoded by the coding sequence ATGCCGAACTCCTCCAGGCGTTCCCCAGAAGACTTCGCCGCAGAAATCCGCTCCCATCTCGAACTGGAAACAGACGACCTCAAAGCCGAAGGCATGAGCGAAAAAGAAGCCCACCGCCGCGCCCGCGCCACCTTCGGCAGCCGAGCCGCAGCCCAGGAACGCTTCTACCTCCGCAGCCGCGTCGAATGGCTCGACAATCTCCGTCGTGACCTCGCCTACGGCGTGCGCGGCATGGCTCGTAATCCCGGCTTCACCCTCACCGTCATCCTCACCCTCGCGCTGGCCATCGGAGCCAACACTGCCATCTTCTCCCTGGTCAACGCTCTCCTGATCAAATCCCTGCCCTACAACCACCCCGAGCAACTCGCCACCACCTACGCCCACTACGCCGGTCCCGAAACGACCGACAGCGGCAGCGACCTCGACGGCGAACAATGGGAACTCCTCCGCGACAACGTCCCCTCAATCCTCTCCGCCATCTCCAGCGGCATCGCCTCCGGAGTCAACCTCCAGGCAAAGACTCAATCCGGACTCCACATCCAATACCTCCACGCCGGCCGCGTCTCCGCCCATTACTTCGATGTCCTCGCCCTGCATCCTGTCCTCGGCCGCAATTTCTCTGAAGTAGAGGACCACCCCAACGGCCCTCGCGTCGCCCTGCTCAGTTACAGCCTCTGGCACACCACCTTCAACAGCGACCCCAACATCCTCGGCCAGCCCATCACCCTCAAGGGCGAGCCTTACACCATCGTAGGAGTCCTCCCCGACGCACCAACCCCGCTCAATGCCGACGTCTACACCGCCCTCCAGCCCAGCCGCGAAGGAGAAGGCGCCGGCACAAATTTCAACGCCATCGTCCGCCTGCGCGACGGAGCAACCTGGCAGCAGGCCAACTCTGAACTCAACCGCGCCTGGACCGCCATCGCCACCCGTATCGCCAAAAACTATCCCGGTTACCACGCCTCCTTTTACCTCGTTCCACTCCAGAAAAGCTCCACCGAAGACTTGCGTCCCCAGGTTCTCGTACTCATGCTCGCCGCCGGATTCATCCTCCTCATCGCCTGCGCCAATCTCGCCGGACTCACCCTCGTCCGCACCATGCGCCGCACTTCCGAGATCGCCACTCGCCTCGCCCTCGGTGCCTCACGCTGGCAGATCCAGCGCCAGCTCTGGATTGAAAACCTCCTGCTCGCCCTCACTGGAGGCATCGTCAGCATCGGCGTCGGCTATCTCGCCCTCCACAGCCTGCTCACCCTGCTCCCCGAGCACTTCCTACCCATCGCCTCCATCCATCTCGATTTGCGCGTCCTCGCGTTTACCCTCTGCGTCTCCCTCGTCACCAGCATCCTCTTCGGCATGCTCCCCGCACTCACCACGCGCAAAATCGATATCCGCTCCGCCATAGCCACCCGCGGATCCTCCGGCAACTCCAGCTTCCGCCTTCGCCAATCCCTCATCGCTGGCGAAGTCGCACTGACCGTACTCCTCCTCGCCGCCTCAGGACTACTGATCCGCACCCTCATCCATCTCGAAACCCTCCCGCCCGGCTTCAGTCCCAACGGAGTCATCTCCGCCAAAGCCTCCCTGGACGACGCCCGGTACCACGACCACTCTGCCTTCGACACACTCCTCGCCAACAGCACCGCCGCCATGCGCCAGATCCCCGGAGTCCAAAACGCCGCCGTCGGCCTCAACCTGCCCTACGAACGCCCCCTCAACGACAGCGTCACCCTCAACGACGGCCCATTCGCCGGAAAAAGCACCGGAGCCGACGAAATCTACGTCACCCCCGGCTACTTCGAAACCCTCCAGATTCCCGTCCTCGCCGGACGCACCTTCACCGATAGCGACACCACCACCTCGCAGCACGTCGTCATCGTCAACCAGACCTTCGCCCGCAAATTCTTCGCAAATCAAAACCCTGTGGGCCACTACCTCAACAAAGACACACGAATCATCGGCCTCGTAGCCGACGTCATCACCAAACCAGGATTCACCGCAGGCGCACCCATCTCCGCCGAAGAAACCACCTACATCCCCGCCACCCAGGTCAACCCCAAACTCCTCGCCCTCGTCCACACCTGGTTCCAGCCCAGTTGGATCGTCCGCACCAGCCACCCAATCGAAGGCCTGACAGAACAAATGCAACACGCCCTGGCCGGCGCCGATCCCAACCTGCCCTTCAGCGGCTTCTACAGCATGAGCGACCTGCTCGCCACCACCCTCGCCATCCAGCGCATTGAGGTAGCCCTGCTCTCCGCCATGGCCGGACTGGCCCTGCTCCTCAGCGCCATCGGCATCTTCTCCCTGGTCGCCAACATAGTCGCCCAGCGCACCCGGGAAATCGGCATCCGCATCGCCTTGGGCTCTACCATCCGCCAGGCAATGCTGAACGTAGGCAGCAGCGGCATCCTCGCCTCCATCGCAGGCCTGCTGATCGGCCTCGCCCTCAGCGCAATGGCCCTGCGAACCATGCACTCCGTCCTCTTCGGCATAGGCGTCTACGACCCCGCCACCCTGACCGCCGTAATCCTGACCCTCGCCCTGATCACCCTATTGGCCACCACCCTGCCAACCCTGAAAATAGCCAGAATAGACCCAGCAAAAACCCTCCGCGAAGACTAA
- a CDS encoding helix-turn-helix domain-containing protein, whose product MNFSQLQERVRLELRRRVERGTMSVSLLARKTGLGQPHISNFLHQQRGLSLKALDKVLDALRMEVADLLPVTRQSGMLKSQFVEMGYVPLVGHGVAMDDPYIRASNVQQMMPFPMAELGALRARCSKARLQWERFVAVRISAAEAVPMEPVVRAEALVVVDRHYNSFHAYRDGEVNLYAARSGSLLVVRYAEFQAGRVVLRAHRAEFSLQVIAVGVAEAPGDFLVGRVVRVLNLW is encoded by the coding sequence ATGAACTTTAGTCAACTGCAAGAGCGGGTTCGACTCGAACTGCGGCGCAGGGTTGAGCGCGGGACGATGAGCGTGTCGTTGCTGGCGCGAAAGACGGGACTGGGTCAGCCGCACATTTCAAATTTTCTGCATCAGCAGCGCGGGCTTTCTTTGAAGGCTCTGGACAAAGTTCTGGATGCGTTGCGGATGGAAGTGGCGGATCTGTTGCCGGTGACACGGCAGAGCGGGATGCTGAAATCGCAGTTTGTCGAGATGGGATACGTGCCTCTGGTGGGGCATGGGGTGGCGATGGATGACCCGTATATTCGTGCGTCGAATGTGCAGCAGATGATGCCGTTTCCTATGGCGGAGCTGGGGGCTTTGCGGGCGCGATGTTCAAAGGCTCGTTTGCAGTGGGAGAGATTTGTGGCGGTGCGGATCTCTGCAGCGGAGGCGGTGCCGATGGAGCCTGTGGTACGTGCGGAGGCGCTGGTGGTGGTGGATCGCCACTACAACTCATTTCATGCTTACAGGGACGGGGAAGTGAATTTATATGCGGCGCGGAGCGGGAGTCTGCTGGTGGTGCGGTATGCGGAGTTTCAAGCGGGACGCGTGGTATTGAGGGCGCATCGGGCGGAGTTTTCTTTGCAGGTGATTGCGGTGGGGGTGGCTGAGGCTCCTGGGGATTTTTTGGTGGGGCGGGTGGTGCGGGTTTTGAATTTGTGGTGA
- a CDS encoding sigma factor-like helix-turn-helix DNA-binding protein: MSAALQLPILQLPALRVAKVWATVDGSQRPPIANAVRMIREQATKPAHPSEAETEPCVTYAFYRKHTENLLRRYLYASMQVGRSPSLLGESVGRGWVSSRRVRTFEDAVIFVLDVERCLKKLSPLDRQMITRLVLQEYTQPEAASLLGISARTICTKFPKALDRLTEALVQSELLVLPD, encoded by the coding sequence ATGAGCGCCGCCCTCCAACTGCCAATACTCCAGTTACCCGCACTTCGCGTTGCCAAAGTATGGGCAACCGTCGACGGCTCGCAGCGCCCGCCAATCGCCAACGCAGTTCGCATGATCCGCGAACAGGCAACAAAGCCGGCGCATCCATCAGAAGCGGAAACAGAGCCATGCGTCACCTATGCCTTCTACCGCAAACACACAGAGAACCTGCTGCGGCGCTATCTCTACGCCTCCATGCAGGTCGGCCGATCGCCGTCTCTCCTGGGAGAATCCGTAGGCCGCGGCTGGGTCTCAAGCCGTCGCGTCCGCACCTTTGAAGACGCAGTCATATTCGTCCTCGATGTCGAACGCTGCCTCAAGAAACTCAGCCCGTTAGATCGCCAGATGATCACCCGCCTCGTTCTCCAGGAATACACCCAGCCAGAAGCCGCATCCCTGCTGGGAATCAGCGCGAGAACCATCTGTACAAAGTTCCCAAAAGCCCTGGATCGACTGACAGAAGCACTGGTCCAATCCGAGCTGCTGGTTCTTCCCGATTAA
- a CDS encoding deoxyribodipyrimidine photo-lyase — MAVELPGMLADIAADKRVTVRRGGEPRADGKCVVYWLQRAQRALDNPALEVAIACGNALGLPVVAYFSVIPNYPNANLRHYLFLQQGLHDVAEGMAKRGVGFVVRRPTDGDTLEAFLDEVGAAMVVGDENVCREPERWRAALARKLRVPFFTVDADVVVPSAVFGKTFVLLHHFRPKLHVQLEEFMVPVKIVKGVYKWNQHVRSYSLDKDITAGFDKLDRSVGPVDTFVGGTKAALKRLKEFTDLRLGEYDEKRNHPEVRGTSEMSPYLHYGHISPITIALTVLDAVRDGKATKAVADKYLDEMIGWRELAILFCKYNPNYDNWECAEPWAKKTLTAHAGDARPWSYTLKQLEQAETHDPLWNAAQWQMVRDGWMHNYMRMYWGKKILEWAPTPEKAFAWAVELNDRYELDGRDPNGYAGIAWAIVGKHDRPWFDRPVFGMVRYMSGASTGKKFDSKKYIEMYGR; from the coding sequence ATGGCGGTTGAGTTACCGGGCATGTTAGCGGATATTGCGGCGGATAAGCGGGTCACTGTTCGCCGCGGAGGTGAGCCGAGGGCGGATGGAAAGTGCGTTGTTTACTGGTTGCAGCGTGCGCAGCGGGCTTTGGATAATCCTGCGCTGGAGGTCGCGATTGCTTGCGGGAATGCGCTGGGATTGCCGGTGGTGGCTTACTTTTCTGTGATTCCGAATTATCCCAATGCTAACTTGCGGCACTATCTCTTTTTGCAGCAGGGATTGCATGACGTGGCGGAGGGAATGGCGAAGCGAGGGGTGGGGTTTGTTGTGCGGCGGCCTACGGATGGAGATACTCTTGAGGCTTTTCTGGATGAGGTTGGCGCGGCTATGGTGGTGGGCGATGAGAATGTCTGCCGCGAGCCGGAGCGTTGGCGGGCAGCGCTGGCGAGGAAGCTTCGCGTGCCTTTCTTTACTGTGGATGCAGATGTGGTGGTGCCCTCGGCGGTGTTTGGGAAGACGTTTGTTTTGCTGCATCATTTTCGGCCGAAGTTACATGTGCAGTTAGAAGAGTTTATGGTTCCGGTGAAGATAGTTAAGGGTGTATATAAATGGAATCAGCATGTGCGGAGTTATTCATTAGACAAGGATATTACTGCCGGGTTCGATAAGTTGGATCGTTCGGTTGGACCGGTGGATACGTTTGTTGGTGGGACTAAGGCAGCATTGAAGAGACTGAAGGAGTTTACAGATTTACGGCTTGGGGAGTATGACGAGAAGAGGAATCATCCGGAGGTGCGGGGGACCAGTGAGATGTCGCCTTACCTGCATTATGGGCATATTTCTCCGATTACGATTGCGCTGACTGTGTTGGATGCGGTGAGAGATGGCAAGGCTACCAAGGCAGTCGCGGATAAGTATCTCGACGAGATGATTGGGTGGCGGGAGTTAGCGATTTTATTTTGTAAGTACAATCCTAACTACGATAACTGGGAGTGCGCTGAACCCTGGGCTAAGAAGACATTGACTGCCCATGCAGGGGATGCGCGGCCGTGGAGTTATACATTGAAGCAGTTAGAGCAGGCGGAGACGCATGATCCGCTATGGAATGCCGCGCAGTGGCAGATGGTGCGCGATGGATGGATGCATAACTATATGCGGATGTACTGGGGGAAGAAGATCCTGGAGTGGGCTCCCACGCCGGAGAAGGCGTTTGCGTGGGCTGTTGAGTTGAATGACAGGTATGAGCTGGATGGGCGCGATCCGAATGGATATGCGGGGATTGCGTGGGCGATTGTTGGCAAGCATGATAGACCGTGGTTTGATCGACCGGTGTTTGGAATGGTGCGGTATATGTCGGGGGCTTCTACCGGAAAGAAGTTTGATTCGAAGAAATATATCGAGATGTATGGTCGTTGA
- a CDS encoding DUF2235 domain-containing protein has protein sequence MAKNIVYCADGTWDSSANNTNPYKLFKACLTTATQVPYYDDGVGSDGNPIEKLAGGAFGIGLFQKIKDGYSKIAHVYESGDQIYIFGFSRGAYTARSLAGMIAAVGLPTAQFDDAFLEAAFNAYRNKNDRATILAGLQAKYAVEAATILMVGVWDTVGSLGIPAIVGGVDPLQFQFLDTSLNSKVVHAYQALAIDERRVEFPPTLWTTTPAPGQTLEQVWFTGVHCDVGGGYPETGLSDITLSWMMGKAMALGLQLDQTAVAQYSPMNAKHALDIKHESWSVLWGFPRPRSIAANSDLSNSVQIRCTQDAQYRPGTLTFANSALGSGYSFVDVVDTPPAAS, from the coding sequence ATGGCAAAGAATATTGTGTATTGCGCGGATGGTACGTGGGATTCGAGTGCCAACAATACGAATCCTTACAAGTTGTTCAAGGCTTGCCTGACAACGGCGACACAGGTTCCTTATTACGACGATGGTGTTGGTTCGGATGGGAATCCGATTGAAAAGCTGGCAGGTGGAGCGTTTGGTATTGGGCTGTTTCAAAAGATCAAAGATGGATATTCGAAGATAGCGCATGTGTATGAGTCGGGGGACCAGATTTATATCTTCGGGTTCAGCCGCGGTGCTTATACGGCGCGCAGCCTGGCGGGCATGATTGCGGCAGTGGGATTACCTACGGCACAGTTTGATGATGCATTTCTTGAAGCTGCTTTCAATGCGTATCGCAACAAGAATGATCGGGCTACTATTCTAGCCGGGTTGCAGGCGAAGTATGCGGTGGAAGCAGCGACGATCCTGATGGTGGGCGTGTGGGACACGGTTGGATCGTTGGGGATTCCTGCAATCGTGGGTGGCGTCGATCCTCTCCAGTTTCAGTTCCTGGATACTTCATTGAATTCGAAAGTGGTGCATGCGTACCAGGCGCTGGCTATCGATGAACGGCGTGTGGAGTTTCCGCCGACGCTTTGGACGACGACTCCGGCACCGGGGCAGACGCTGGAGCAGGTCTGGTTTACAGGCGTGCATTGCGATGTGGGCGGCGGGTATCCGGAGACGGGGCTGTCGGATATCACGCTGAGTTGGATGATGGGCAAGGCGATGGCGCTGGGGTTGCAGTTGGATCAGACGGCTGTGGCGCAATATTCGCCGATGAATGCGAAGCATGCGTTGGATATCAAGCATGAATCCTGGTCGGTGCTTTGGGGATTTCCGAGGCCGCGCAGTATCGCTGCAAATTCTGATCTCTCGAATAGTGTGCAGATACGGTGTACGCAGGATGCGCAGTATCGTCCGGGGACGCTTACATTTGCGAATTCGGCGCTGGGCAGTGGGTATTCGTTTGTTGATGTCGTCGATACGCCTCCGGCTGCAAGTTAA
- a CDS encoding PadR family transcriptional regulator, with protein MPTQSQQPDRTPLLQGTLDLLILRTLAPSRSHGQGIARIIQRQSEEAFLVDHGSLYLALQRLEDRELLAAEWGLSENNRKARFYSLTPKGRAELTAKTQQWRKLSHAIGLILDPVLEEGA; from the coding sequence ATGCCTACCCAAAGCCAACAACCCGACCGCACCCCGCTCCTTCAGGGAACACTCGACCTGCTCATCCTCCGCACCCTCGCCCCCAGTCGCAGCCACGGACAAGGCATAGCCCGTATCATCCAGCGCCAGTCCGAAGAAGCCTTCCTCGTCGACCACGGCTCCCTCTATCTCGCCCTCCAGCGCCTCGAAGATCGCGAACTCCTCGCCGCCGAGTGGGGACTCTCCGAAAACAATCGCAAAGCTCGCTTCTACTCCCTCACCCCCAAAGGCCGCGCCGAACTCACCGCCAAAACCCAGCAATGGCGCAAACTCTCCCACGCCATCGGCCTCATTCTCGATCCAGTTTTAGAAGAAGGAGCATAA
- a CDS encoding tail fiber protein, producing MRLDKPFALSFALFLSVGTIASSQSKTAVVPADTTTNTVIACVNMMTAIPRIVTATTACNTATEILDEWNITGPVGPAGPIGLVGLTGATGAVGPAGPAGPVGVRGLPGATGPVGPRGVTGLTGATGPRGLTGVAGPAGVRGLPGASGPVGPRGVTGLTGPAGPRGLQGLTGPEGAKGVAGATGATGPTGPVGARGLPGSVNPIPANITALSGALGTNGYSNEDFTYNATCMLGDAILSVNSYGEGALPADGRLLPINQNVAVFSIMGTRFGGDGITTFGLPDLRPFAPQGMQYSICVLGIYPSRN from the coding sequence ATGCGCTTGGATAAACCATTTGCTCTCTCTTTTGCGTTGTTTCTCTCTGTTGGGACGATCGCTTCTTCGCAATCGAAGACGGCGGTTGTACCTGCTGACACCACCACGAATACGGTTATCGCCTGCGTGAATATGATGACGGCTATTCCGCGAATTGTTACGGCTACGACTGCTTGTAATACGGCTACGGAGATATTGGATGAGTGGAATATCACTGGTCCCGTGGGGCCTGCTGGACCTATTGGGTTAGTGGGATTGACTGGGGCAACTGGAGCAGTCGGGCCAGCCGGACCGGCGGGACCAGTTGGAGTGCGGGGACTTCCTGGTGCTACCGGTCCGGTTGGGCCACGTGGAGTTACCGGTTTGACAGGGGCAACGGGGCCTAGAGGGCTTACGGGTGTTGCTGGGCCTGCTGGAGTACGTGGACTTCCTGGCGCCTCTGGACCGGTGGGACCTCGTGGGGTAACTGGTTTGACGGGGCCTGCCGGACCGCGTGGATTGCAGGGATTGACCGGTCCGGAGGGAGCTAAGGGAGTGGCTGGCGCTACGGGTGCCACTGGGCCTACCGGGCCGGTTGGGGCGCGGGGGCTTCCTGGCTCGGTGAATCCTATTCCGGCTAACATCACGGCGCTTTCGGGTGCGCTGGGGACGAACGGTTATTCCAATGAAGACTTTACTTATAACGCTACATGCATGCTGGGGGATGCCATTCTGTCGGTGAACTCTTATGGGGAGGGGGCACTGCCAGCGGATGGCAGGTTGTTGCCCATCAATCAAAACGTTGCTGTGTTTTCTATCATGGGGACGCGGTTTGGTGGGGATGGGATCACTACGTTTGGGTTGCCGGATTTGAGGCCTTTTGCGCCGCAGGGGATGCAGTACTCGATTTGTGTTTTGGGGATATATCCTAGCCGGAATTGA
- the dnaN gene encoding DNA polymerase III subunit beta, with amino-acid sequence MEITVTRQDLLKELTATQSVVERKTTIPILSNFLIEAADDAVNITATDLDQAIRTSCKAKVKKAGSCTIPARKLYDYVKLLPEGEISIKLLDNHWVQIRSGRSNTKMVGLGRANYPQVPELPQIASVKIPVPVLKTLIARTIFSISNEESRYTLNGALLILKAESLAMVATDGHRLSFVEKAEETLEGVSGEKRILIPRKALAELQTLLNSTEAEHIEFADDDLWLFFRVGHRTLSSRKLTGQFPNYEAVMPRDNTKFVVVRCSELSAAIGRVAQFADERSGAIRMKMEQNELKITAQSTESGESEDSIETPYTSDPLVVGFNSSYMLDFLKALSNEGEVRLEFKDAQSAGQMRPEDPEAEYKYRYVLMPMRI; translated from the coding sequence ATGGAAATTACCGTCACCCGTCAGGATCTGCTCAAAGAGCTCACCGCTACGCAAAGCGTAGTCGAGCGCAAGACCACCATCCCCATCCTTTCCAACTTCCTCATCGAAGCCGCGGACGATGCCGTCAACATCACCGCCACCGACCTCGACCAGGCCATCCGCACCAGTTGCAAAGCCAAGGTCAAAAAGGCCGGCTCCTGCACCATCCCCGCGCGCAAGCTCTACGACTACGTCAAGCTCCTGCCCGAGGGCGAAATCTCCATCAAGCTCCTCGACAATCACTGGGTACAGATTCGCTCCGGCCGTTCCAACACCAAGATGGTCGGCCTCGGTCGCGCCAACTATCCCCAGGTTCCCGAGCTACCCCAGATTGCCAGCGTCAAGATTCCTGTGCCGGTTCTCAAAACCCTCATCGCACGCACCATCTTCTCCATCTCAAACGAAGAGTCGCGTTACACCCTCAACGGCGCTCTGCTGATCCTCAAGGCTGAATCCCTCGCCATGGTAGCCACTGACGGCCACCGCCTCTCCTTCGTAGAAAAGGCAGAAGAGACCCTGGAAGGCGTCAGCGGCGAAAAGCGCATCCTCATCCCGCGCAAAGCCCTCGCCGAGCTCCAGACCCTTCTAAACTCCACTGAAGCCGAACACATCGAGTTCGCCGATGACGACCTATGGCTTTTCTTCCGCGTAGGCCATCGCACCCTGAGTTCGCGCAAACTTACCGGCCAGTTCCCCAACTACGAAGCCGTCATGCCCCGCGACAACACCAAGTTCGTAGTAGTCCGCTGCTCTGAACTTTCCGCCGCCATCGGCCGTGTAGCCCAGTTCGCCGACGAACGCTCCGGCGCCATCCGCATGAAGATGGAGCAGAACGAACTCAAGATCACTGCCCAGTCCACCGAGTCCGGCGAATCCGAAGACTCCATCGAAACCCCCTACACCAGCGACCCATTGGTAGTAGGCTTCAACAGCAGCTATATGCTCGACTTCCTGAAGGCTCTAAGCAACGAAGGCGAAGTCCGTCTCGAATTCAAAGACGCCCAATCCGCCGGCCAAATGCGCCCCGAAGACCCCGAAGCCGAATACAAATACCGCTACGTCCTCATGCCAATGCGCATCTGA
- a CDS encoding Gfo/Idh/MocA family protein has protein sequence MRVAVVGTGAFGRNHLRVYKELASEGVTLVAAVEPDAGRAAEVTEAYGIPVFASVEAALSADLKLDAASVAVPTVHHHAAASQLLSAGVDCLVEKPITASLSEADDLIALAEKHERVLQPGHLERFNPAVLAIEPALTRPMFFEAHRLSIFTPRSLDVDVVLDLMIHDLDVVLTFANSPVKEVRAVGLPILSPKVDIANVRVEFESGCVANFTASRVSTERVRKLRFFEPRQYVSIDYARKDVLVIAVDAEFSIEKAMALGAAAGFADGLPGLSFTKPEVAPGEPLRLEICSFLDAVRSRKTPRVTARQGREALALALEIQRAMEVHAGKAGLASFFSTT, from the coding sequence TTGCGCGTTGCTGTGGTAGGGACTGGCGCCTTTGGGCGCAACCATCTGCGGGTTTACAAAGAGCTGGCCTCTGAGGGAGTGACGCTGGTTGCGGCTGTTGAGCCGGATGCCGGGCGTGCTGCTGAGGTTACGGAGGCTTATGGGATTCCAGTATTTGCTTCGGTTGAGGCTGCGCTTTCGGCTGATTTAAAGCTGGATGCAGCTTCGGTTGCTGTGCCTACGGTGCATCATCATGCTGCGGCGAGTCAGTTGCTGTCTGCCGGAGTTGACTGCCTGGTGGAGAAGCCGATTACTGCTTCTCTATCGGAGGCGGATGACTTGATTGCGCTGGCGGAAAAGCATGAGCGGGTTCTGCAGCCTGGGCACCTGGAGCGGTTTAATCCGGCGGTGCTGGCGATTGAGCCTGCTCTGACGAGGCCGATGTTTTTTGAGGCGCATCGGCTTTCTATTTTTACTCCTCGATCTTTGGATGTGGATGTTGTGCTGGATCTGATGATCCATGATCTGGACGTGGTGCTGACGTTTGCGAATTCACCGGTGAAAGAGGTACGGGCGGTTGGGCTGCCTATTCTTTCGCCGAAGGTGGATATTGCGAATGTTCGGGTGGAGTTTGAATCGGGATGCGTGGCAAATTTTACGGCTTCGCGGGTTTCGACGGAGCGGGTACGGAAGCTGCGGTTCTTTGAGCCGAGGCAGTATGTCTCGATCGACTATGCGCGCAAGGACGTGCTGGTGATCGCGGTGGATGCCGAGTTTTCAATTGAGAAGGCGATGGCGCTGGGGGCTGCTGCTGGATTTGCAGATGGGTTGCCGGGGCTGTCGTTTACGAAGCCGGAGGTTGCTCCGGGAGAGCCGCTGCGGCTGGAGATTTGTTCGTTTCTTGACGCTGTCCGAAGCCGGAAGACTCCTAGGGTCACGGCGCGGCAGGGTCGTGAGGCACTGGCGCTGGCGCTGGAGATTCAAAGGGCGATGGAAGTTCATGCGGGCAAGGCGGGACTGGCGAGCTTCTTTTCGACGACATAA